The following coding sequences are from one Molothrus aeneus isolate 106 chromosome 23, BPBGC_Maene_1.0, whole genome shotgun sequence window:
- the LOC136565976 gene encoding uncharacterized protein, with the protein MRMAGHRWLVPPTRGLLLCILALQLCLQDSPATAGHSTGANTMVMATKDTSAATKKALVGAVTTKKASLVAVTTKNTSVATQKAAMVAVTKNAMVVATTKNATVVATANTSMATKNALAATKDTSVVTIATKDTSAATRNAMVVVTTKEALMATKNNLVVVRATKNALATTKNSSVVAMATKGTSAATKGTSGTSAATKNAVMVVATTKEDLAATKNTSVVTMATKNTSVVTMATKNTSSATKNAMVVVATTKEASAATRNSSVVVVTSNATVVATTTNASLVATNTSMKGAEETMQTCQSFECSGERCYQDGALASRTATCHNETHCQLYRFSSTNYTAGCSRGCSAEPCSTNSSRQQCALECCAGPLCLQLNATAYGDLAPTTTTSVPLTTTSTSSTPRAPPQNGKVCAAFSCRGDQCFKGRKTTTRCILGQDFCEMKKMGLNYMAGCSKACKAAKPACAGGMKAACYQECCPATPKGSCLKLDGKIHLNGAGQATLAPLLKLMACGVVLLLNYRVSTSLWG; encoded by the exons atgaggatggcTGGACACCGATGGCTCGTGCCCCCCACTCGAG GCCTCCTGCTCTGCATCTTGGCTCTGCAACTCTGTCTGCAGGActctcctgccacagcag ggcacagcacaggtgCCAACACCATGGTGATGGCCACCAAGGACACCTCAGCAGCCACCAAGAAGGCCTTGGTAGGAGCAGTGACCACCAAGAAGGCCTCGTTGGTGGCTGTGACCACCAAGAACACCTCAGTGGCCACCCAGAAGGCTGCAATGGTGGCCGTCACCAAGAACGCCATGGTGGTGGCCACCACCAAGAATGCTACAGTGGTGGCCACTGCCAACACCTCTATGGCCACCAAGAATGCATTGGCAGCCACCAAGGACACCTCAGTGGTGACCATAGCCACCAAGGACACCTCAGCAGCCACCAGGAATGCCATGGTGGTGGTGACTACCAAGGAGGCCTTGATGGCCACCAAGAACAACTTGGTGGTAGTCAGGGCCACCAAGAATGCACTGGCAACCACCAAGAACAGCTCAGTGGTGGCCATGGCCACCAAGGGCACCTCAGCGGCCACCAAGGGCACTTCAGGCACTTCAGCAGCCACCAAGAATGCTGTGATGGTGGTGGCAACTACCAAGGAGGACTTGGCAGCCACCAAGAACACCTCAGTGGTGACCATGGCCACCAAGAACACCTCAGTGGTGACCATGGCCACCAAGAACACCTCATCAGCCACCAAGAATGCCATGGTGGTGGTGGCAACTACCAAGGAGGCCTCGGCAGCCACCAGGAACAGCTCAGTGGTGGTGGTCACCAGCAATGCCACGGTGGTGGCCACCACCACCAACGCCTCTCTGGTGGCCACCAACACCTCTAtgaagggagcagaggagacAATG CAAACCTGCCAGAGCTTTGAGTGCTCGGGAGAGAGGTGTTACCAGGATGGAGCCCTTGCCAGCAGAACAGCCACCTGCCATAATGAGACTCACTGCCAG CTCTATCGTTTCTCCAGCACGAACTACACGGCGGGCTGCAGCAGGGGGTGcagtgcagagccctgcagcaccaacagcagcaggcagcagtgtgccctggagtgctgtgctggccctctctgcctgcagctcaaCGCCACTGCCTATG GTGACCTGgcacccaccaccaccacctctgTGCCACTGACAaccaccagcaccagcagcacccctCGGGCTCCCCCCCAGAAC GGCAAAGTGTGTGCAGCATTTTCCTGTCGTGGGGACCAGTGTTTCAAAGGCAGGAAGACCACCACTAGATGCATTTTGGGACAGGACTTCTGTGAG ATGAAGAAGATGGGCTTGAATTACATGGCAGGATGTAGCAAAGCCTGCAAGGCTGCCAaaccagcctgtgctggtgggaTGAAGGCTGCCTGTTACCAGGAGTGCTGCCCAGCCACCCCAAAAGGCAGCTGTCTGAAACTGGATGGCAAAATTCACCTCAACGGCGCTGGGCAGGCAACACTGGCCCCGCTCCTGAAGCTCATGGCATGTGGGGTGGTCCTTCTCCTGAATTACAGGGTCTCCACCTCCCTGTGGGGGtag
- the SF3A3 gene encoding splicing factor 3A subunit 3, which produces METILEQQRRYHEERERLMDVMVKEMLTKKSTLRDQINSDHRTRAMQDRYMEVSGNLRDLYDDKDGLRKEELSAISGPNEFAEFYNRLKQIKEFHRKHPNEICVPMSVEFEELLKARDNPSEEAQNLVEFTDEEGYGRYLDLHDCYLKYINLKSSEKLDYITYLSTFDQLFDIPKERKNAEYKRYLEMLLEYLQDYTDRVKPLLDQNELFGKIQTEFEKKWENGTFPGWPKETSSALTHAGAHLDLSAFSSWEELASLGLDRLKSALLALGLKCGGTLEERAQRLFSTKGKSLEALDPSLFAKNPKTKGSKRDTERNKDLAFLEAQIYEYVEVLGEQRHLTHENVQRKQARTGEEREEEEEEQISESESEDEENEIIYNPKNLPLGWDGKPIPYWLYKLHGLNINYNCEICGNYTYRGPKAFQRHFAEWRHAHGMRCLGIPNTAHFANVTQIEDAVSLWAKLKQQKASERWQPDTEEEYEDSSGNVVNKKTYEDLKRQGLL; this is translated from the exons ATGGAGACgatcctggagcagcagcgGCGGTACCATGAGGAGCGGGAGCGGCTCATGGACGTGATGGTGAAGGAGATGCTCACCAAGAAGTCCACG CTCCGTGACCAGATCAACTCGGACCATCGCACCCGGGCTATGCAGGAC AGGTACATGGAGGTGAGCGGCAACCTGCGGGACCTGTACGACGACAAGGACGG CCTGCGTAAGGAAGAACTCAGTGCCATATCCGGGCCCAATGAATTTGCAGAGTTTTACAACAGACTGAAGCAAATTAAGGAATTTCACCGGAAGCACCCAAATGAG ATCTGTGTTCCTATGTCAGTGGAGtttgaggagctgctgaaggccagAGACAACCCCAGTGAAGAAGCTCAGA ATCTGGTGGAGTTCACAGATGAGGAAGGGTATGGACGATACTTGGATTTGCATGATTGTTACCTCAAGTACATTAACCTGAAATCATCAGAG AAATTGGATTATATCACTTACTTATCCACATTTGACCAACTCTTCGATATTcccaaggagaggaaaaatgctGAATATAAGAG GTACCTGGAAATGCTCCTTGAGTACCTGCAGGATTACACAGATCGAGTGAAGCCATTACTGGACCAGAATGAACTTTTTGGGAAAATTCAGACGGAGTTTGAGAAGAAGTGGGAGAACGGCACATTCCCGGGCTGGCCG AAAGAGACCAGCAGTGCCCTCACCCATGCTGGTGCCCACCTGGACCTCTCGGCCTTCTCCTCCTGGGAG GAATTGGCCTCCCTGGGACTGGACAGGTTAAAATCAGCTttgctggctctggggctgaaGTGTGGTGG GACTCTGGAGGAGCGTGCTCAGAGGCTCTTTAGCACTAAAGGCAAATCCCTGGAAGCACTTGATCCTTCCTTGTTTGCTAAGAATCCAAAGacaaaaggaagcaaaag AGacactgaaagaaataaagatctAGCTTTCCTTGAAGCTCAGATTTATGAGTATGTGGAAGTTCTTGGG GAGCAAAGACACCTCACCCACGAGAACGTGCAGCGCAAGCAGGCACGGacaggggaggagagggaggaggaggaggaagagcagatcAGTGAGAGTGAGagtgaagatgaagaaaatgaaatcatttATAACCCTAAAAATCTGCCTCTTGGTTGGGATGGGAAG cccatcccatACTGGCTGTATAAACTCCATGGTCTGAACATCAACTACAACTGTGAGATTTGTGGTAACTACACCTACCGAGGGCCCAAGGCTTTCCAGAGGCACTTTGCA GAGTGGAGACATGCCCACGGGATGCGGTGCCTGGGCATTCCCAACACAGCACACTTTGCCAATGTCACACAGATTGAGGATGCAGTCTCGT TGTGGGCAAAGCTGAAACAGCAGAAGGCTTCAGAGAGGTGGCAGCCTGATACAGAG GAGGAATATGAGGATTCCAGTGGGAATGTGGTGAATAAAAAGACCTACGAAGACCTGAAGCGCCAAGGGCTGCTGTAG
- the FHL3 gene encoding four and a half LIM domains protein 3, translating into MTECFDCDNCKESLYGRKYIQMDNGPYCIPCYDAHFANTCDECKELIGHDCRELYYEDRHYHEHCFRCFRCDRSLADEPFTCQGKELLCNDCYCSEFSSKCIACEKTVMPGSRKLEYNGQTWHEHCFICSSCQQPIGSRSFIPDKKDYYCVPCYESKFAPRCTRCKKTLTKGGVTYRDEPWHKECFVCTGCKTPLAGQQFTSQDDNPYCIKCFGNLYAKKCSACTKPITGFGGGKYVSFEDRHWHHNCFNCARCSTSLVGKGFIPDNDQILCRDCSSDL; encoded by the exons ATGACAGAGTGCTTCGACTGTGACAACTGCAAGGAGTCCCTGTATGGGCGCAAGTACATCCAGATGGACAATGGCCCCTACTGCATCCCCTGCTACGACGCGCACTTCGCCAACACCTGCGACGAGTGCAAGGAGCTGATCGGCCACGACTGCAGG GAGCTGTACTACGAGGACCGCCATTACCACGAGCACTGCTTCCGTTGCTTCCGCTGCGACCGCTCCCTGGCCGACGAGCCCTTCACCTGCCAgggcaaggagctgctgtgcaacGACTGCTACTGCAGCGAGTTCTCCTCCAAATGTATCGCCTGTGAGAAGACTGTCATGCCAG GCTCCCGTAAGCTGGAGTACAATGGACAGACCTGGCATGAGCATTGCTTCAtatgcagcagctgccagcagcccatTGGGTCCCGGTCCTTCATCCCAGACAAGAAGGATTATTACTGTGTCCCCTGTTATGAGAGCAAGTTCGCTCCTCGCTGCACTCGCTGCAAAAAG ACCCTCACCAAGGGAGGAGTGACCTACCGGGATGAGCCCTGGCACAAGGAGTGCTTTGTCTGCACGGGCTGCAAGACCCCCTTGGCTGGGCAGCAGTTCACCTCCCAGGATGACAACCCGTACTGCATCAAGTGCTTTGGGAACCTCTATGCCAAGAAGTGCAGTGCCTGCACAAAGCCCATCACAG GGTTTGGTGGTGGCAAATACGTCTCCTTCGAGGACCGTCACTGGCACCACAACTGCTTCAACTGCGCGCGCTGCAGCACCTCGCTGGTGGGGAAGGGCTTCATCCCTGACAACGACCAGATCCTGTGCCGTGACTGCAGCAGCGACCTGTGA